Proteins from a genomic interval of Flammeovirgaceae bacterium SG7u.111:
- a CDS encoding aldo/keto reductase, translating into MEKITLSENLHLSRIVLGLWRVTDWGISPKDLSTYINQALEMGVSSMDLADIYGDYECENLFGDALSHDPSLRDKLEVITKCGIKLTSGKYPKREMNHYDTSYAHIIGSAEESLKKLKTDRIDLLLIHRPDPLMDPAEVAKAFDDLSQSGKVLNFGVSNFTPMQYEMLACHFSGKLVTNQVEISPYCVEHFQNENIEFFLKEGIKPMAWSPLAGGQIFKPKDAKGIRVKAQLEQVAKQVEATGIDEVAYAWLLMHPAKIMPIVGSGKLERLRVAIEAEKLELTREMWYKILVAAQGFPMP; encoded by the coding sequence ATGGAGAAAATAACCTTATCCGAAAACTTACATCTTTCTCGCATTGTGCTAGGTTTATGGCGCGTGACAGACTGGGGGATATCTCCCAAAGATTTATCTACTTATATCAATCAGGCTTTGGAAATGGGCGTAAGCTCTATGGACTTGGCTGACATATATGGGGACTATGAATGTGAGAATTTGTTTGGTGATGCCCTTAGCCACGATCCTAGCCTTAGGGACAAGCTAGAGGTGATTACTAAGTGTGGTATTAAGCTTACTTCAGGGAAATATCCTAAGCGAGAAATGAATCATTATGATACAAGCTACGCTCATATAATAGGTAGTGCCGAAGAATCCCTCAAAAAGCTCAAGACAGACCGGATCGACTTATTATTGATTCACCGACCAGACCCATTGATGGATCCTGCTGAAGTTGCAAAGGCCTTCGATGACCTATCGCAATCGGGTAAGGTGCTCAACTTTGGTGTGTCTAATTTCACTCCTATGCAGTACGAGATGCTTGCATGCCATTTTTCTGGAAAATTAGTTACCAACCAGGTCGAGATATCACCTTATTGCGTGGAACATTTCCAAAATGAAAACATTGAGTTTTTTCTTAAAGAAGGAATTAAGCCCATGGCTTGGTCACCGCTAGCAGGAGGGCAGATTTTTAAACCTAAAGATGCGAAGGGGATAAGGGTGAAAGCCCAGCTTGAACAAGTGGCAAAACAAGTAGAGGCTACAGGTATAGATGAAGTAGCTTATGCTTGGCTACTTATGCACCCGGCTAAGATAATGCCCATAGTAGGTTCGGGAAAATTGGAAAGGTTGAGAGTGGCGATAGAGGCAGAAAAATTAGAGTTGACCAGAGAAATGTGGTATAAAATATTGGTAGCAGCACAAGGTTTTCCAATGCCTTAA
- a CDS encoding DUF1456 family protein, whose protein sequence is MNNNDILRRVRYTFDFSDSKMIALFALADKQVTREEVSNWLKREEDPDFVALYDKDLAIFLNGLINDKRGKRDGEQPKPEKTLNNNLILRKLKIALNLRDDDMLEILSLADFKLGKHELSAFFRKPTQSQYRLCKDQVLRNFLHGLQLKYREANPS, encoded by the coding sequence ATGAACAACAATGATATTCTTCGACGTGTCCGCTACACCTTTGACTTTAGCGACTCCAAAATGATTGCACTTTTTGCCCTTGCTGATAAACAAGTTACAAGGGAAGAAGTGAGCAACTGGCTGAAAAGAGAAGAAGATCCTGACTTTGTTGCTTTGTATGATAAGGATTTGGCTATCTTCCTGAACGGACTGATAAATGACAAACGGGGCAAGCGTGATGGGGAGCAGCCTAAACCTGAGAAAACCCTCAACAACAATCTTATCCTGAGAAAGTTGAAAATTGCTTTAAACTTGAGAGACGACGATATGTTGGAAATTCTTTCCCTTGCCGATTTCAAACTAGGCAAACACGAGCTTAGCGCCTTTTTCAGAAAACCTACCCAAAGCCAGTATCGCCTTTGTAAAGACCAAGTCCTTAGAAACTTCTTGCACGGTTTGCA